Proteins from one Desulfitobacterium chlororespirans DSM 11544 genomic window:
- a CDS encoding 4Fe-4S dicluster domain-containing protein, giving the protein MKVFVINIDKCVGCHGCQVGCKDEHCGNDWSPYAKPQPEIGQFWIKVNQQERGAKPHVKVTYFPVLCQHCDNAPCIKAGRGAVYKREDGLVLIDPDKAKGMKQLVDSCPYHAIYWNEQEQLPQKCTGCAHLLDGDHPISVPRCFDNCQVGAILFGEESEMDLQGTEIFHPEYGTKPRVYYRGLPKRFVAGTIYDPAAKEVIIGARCTLNSVDGKVAAIAETNNYGDFWLRNLPEDDFTLTVTAGKKTKILNVSTKEMDIGLGDVPLA; this is encoded by the coding sequence ATGAAAGTCTTTGTTATCAATATCGACAAATGTGTGGGCTGCCACGGCTGCCAGGTAGGCTGCAAGGACGAGCACTGCGGCAACGACTGGTCACCCTACGCCAAGCCTCAGCCTGAGATCGGCCAGTTCTGGATCAAGGTCAACCAGCAGGAGCGGGGCGCCAAACCCCATGTCAAGGTAACCTACTTCCCCGTACTCTGCCAGCACTGCGATAATGCTCCCTGCATCAAGGCCGGCCGGGGCGCCGTTTATAAGAGGGAAGATGGTCTGGTGCTCATCGATCCGGACAAAGCAAAGGGAATGAAGCAGCTCGTCGATTCTTGTCCCTATCATGCGATCTATTGGAACGAGCAGGAGCAGCTGCCCCAGAAGTGCACAGGCTGCGCACACCTCCTCGACGGCGACCACCCGATCAGTGTGCCAAGATGCTTTGACAATTGCCAGGTCGGCGCCATCCTTTTCGGGGAGGAGTCGGAAATGGATCTTCAAGGCACCGAGATTTTCCATCCGGAATACGGTACCAAGCCCAGGGTTTATTATCGGGGATTGCCGAAGCGGTTTGTGGCCGGAACCATCTATGACCCGGCGGCAAAAGAGGTCATCATCGGCGCCAGATGTACTCTGAACAGCGTGGACGGCAAGGTTGCCGCCATTGCCGAGACCAATAATTACGGCGACTTCTGGTTAAGGAATCTGCCTGAAGACGATTTCACCCTGACGGTAACTGCAGGCAAAAAGACTAAGATCCTGAATGTCAGCACGAAAGAGATGGACATTGGTTTAGGGGATGTCCCCTTAGCCTAG
- a CDS encoding molybdopterin-dependent oxidoreductase, whose protein sequence is MSKKSEEKSFIKGLGWCGFGVGSNSASVDVKDGKVIRIRPFHFDDEYAPEDMKPWKIKARGKVFEPTMKSLLPPFSIAYKKRTYSPNRIPYPLKRVDWDPNGERNPQNRGKSKFVRISWDEATDLVASELERVQKKYGPLSVLAQADGHGDTKCIHGPHGCQTKLLNIMGGYTLQARNPDSWEGWYWGAKHVWGQDPVGQGNQNNLWQDVAKNTGMLLYWGCDQETNTWGWSGQQASRLSYWFTELGIRSIYICPDLNYAAAVHADKWIPVNPNTDAALQFAIAYTWIKEDIYDKEYLATHAHGFDEFKKYVVGEVDGIAKTPEWAAPLCGVPSRTIKALAREWAEVATTIVHCNGGSFIRSTYSSEPGRLEICLLGMQGLGKPGRNQLKMIEWGLFGMDSQVPHPRAEVIPNASGAYNGMFSDMPQQFIPKTLIPEAILSDTQISWHGTTLNSSPREDQFIEYKYPIDDGGTEIHMIWTDTPCWTTCWNGGNKMIEALRSPKIEFVLAQHPWLENDCLFADILLPINTKLEEEDFSVDQFSGQFHQVFYEGQCMEPLFESKSDYEAVCEVAKKLGLYEEYTKGKSVEEMIQSGYQVCGIADKISYEEFRKKQYYVVPTAEGWEDDPAGFEPFCQDPESSPLQTPTGKLEYFSTELAEYFPDDEERKPVPQWIPYGESHSESLLHPRSEKYPFLIVSNHPRWRVHANMDDFTWLREIETCKVRGADGYMYEPVWINPIDADKLGIVNGDIVKVLNDRGMVLGGAYVTERIIPGTVYQDHGARLDLIVPGECDRGGANNLIAPGQIMSKNCAGEVTSGYLVDVEKADINELKANYPEAFARKYHKDAGIVIDSWIEGGV, encoded by the coding sequence TTGTCAAAGAAAAGTGAAGAAAAATCTTTTATCAAAGGACTGGGCTGGTGTGGTTTTGGTGTTGGGTCAAATTCAGCCTCCGTTGATGTTAAAGATGGAAAAGTGATTCGGATACGTCCATTTCACTTTGACGATGAGTATGCGCCTGAAGACATGAAACCCTGGAAAATCAAAGCGCGTGGGAAGGTTTTTGAACCGACCATGAAATCGTTGCTGCCGCCTTTCAGTATAGCCTATAAAAAACGGACGTACTCACCGAACCGAATTCCTTATCCGCTTAAACGTGTGGATTGGGATCCGAACGGTGAGCGCAACCCTCAAAACCGGGGCAAAAGCAAATTTGTACGCATCTCCTGGGACGAGGCAACAGATCTGGTTGCCAGTGAATTAGAACGAGTCCAGAAAAAATATGGACCATTATCCGTTCTCGCTCAGGCTGATGGTCACGGAGACACCAAGTGCATCCATGGACCCCATGGCTGCCAGACCAAGCTTTTGAACATTATGGGGGGGTATACCCTTCAGGCCAGGAACCCGGACAGCTGGGAAGGCTGGTATTGGGGAGCCAAGCATGTATGGGGTCAAGACCCTGTTGGACAGGGTAATCAAAACAACCTCTGGCAGGACGTTGCCAAAAATACGGGAATGCTGCTCTACTGGGGATGTGATCAGGAGACGAATACCTGGGGGTGGTCTGGTCAACAAGCCAGCCGCTTAAGCTATTGGTTTACCGAACTGGGAATCAGATCGATCTATATTTGTCCGGATCTCAATTATGCTGCAGCTGTTCATGCGGATAAATGGATTCCCGTAAACCCCAATACCGATGCGGCCCTGCAGTTTGCGATTGCTTATACTTGGATCAAAGAAGATATTTATGACAAGGAATATTTGGCAACGCACGCCCATGGATTCGATGAGTTCAAGAAATATGTAGTGGGTGAAGTAGACGGAATTGCCAAAACACCGGAATGGGCAGCACCACTTTGCGGAGTTCCTTCCCGGACAATTAAAGCGCTGGCCAGAGAATGGGCCGAAGTCGCAACGACAATTGTCCATTGCAACGGGGGATCCTTTATCAGATCCACCTATTCATCCGAGCCGGGGCGCTTGGAAATATGTCTCCTCGGAATGCAGGGGTTAGGTAAACCGGGAAGAAATCAGCTGAAAATGATTGAGTGGGGTCTGTTTGGAATGGACAGTCAAGTGCCGCATCCGCGAGCTGAGGTGATCCCAAATGCTTCTGGCGCATACAATGGAATGTTTAGCGATATGCCTCAGCAGTTTATTCCCAAAACTTTGATACCTGAAGCCATTTTGAGTGATACACAAATCAGCTGGCATGGGACGACCCTGAACTCATCTCCGCGGGAAGATCAATTTATTGAATACAAATATCCCATTGATGACGGCGGCACCGAAATCCACATGATCTGGACCGACACACCCTGCTGGACGACTTGCTGGAACGGCGGAAACAAAATGATCGAGGCTCTCCGTTCCCCTAAGATTGAATTTGTTTTAGCCCAGCATCCCTGGCTGGAAAACGACTGTCTGTTTGCTGATATTCTTCTGCCAATCAATACGAAATTGGAAGAAGAAGATTTTTCTGTCGATCAGTTCAGCGGCCAGTTCCATCAAGTTTTTTATGAGGGACAATGCATGGAGCCCCTATTCGAATCCAAGAGCGATTATGAAGCGGTATGCGAAGTAGCCAAGAAGCTTGGGCTTTATGAAGAATATACCAAGGGGAAATCAGTAGAAGAGATGATCCAATCAGGTTATCAAGTATGCGGTATTGCAGATAAAATTTCTTATGAAGAATTCCGGAAAAAGCAATACTATGTGGTTCCGACTGCCGAAGGCTGGGAAGACGATCCGGCGGGCTTTGAACCTTTTTGTCAAGATCCGGAAAGCTCTCCGCTACAAACCCCTACAGGTAAATTGGAATACTTCTCGACAGAGCTTGCCGAATACTTCCCGGATGATGAGGAAAGAAAACCGGTTCCGCAGTGGATTCCTTATGGTGAATCCCATAGTGAGAGCTTGCTGCATCCAAGGTCGGAAAAGTATCCGTTCCTGATTGTATCCAACCACCCACGCTGGCGGGTTCATGCCAACATGGATGATTTCACCTGGTTACGTGAAATTGAAACGTGTAAAGTAAGAGGCGCCGACGGCTATATGTATGAGCCTGTGTGGATCAACCCCATTGATGCTGACAAACTAGGTATCGTAAACGGTGATATCGTTAAGGTGCTTAACGACAGAGGTATGGTTCTTGGGGGTGCTTATGTGACGGAACGCATTATCCCCGGCACTGTCTACCAGGATCACGGTGCCAGACTGGATCTGATTGTTCCAGGTGAATGCGATCGCGGCGGTGCCAACAACCTTATCGCACCCGGACAGATCATGTCGAAAAACTGTGCCGGTGAGGTCACCAGCGGCTACCTGGTTGATGTTGAAAAAGCAGATATTAATGAACTGAAAGCAAACTATCCGGAAGCGTTTGCCAGGAAATATCATAAAGATGCGGGGATTGTCATCGATTCCTGGATCGAAGGAGGTGTATGA
- a CDS encoding oxidoreductase, translating into MTKGLLIDYKYCTGCHTCEIACRQEHEFEPTKDGIKLNSIGPTPLPFGRYQYDYFPSPTDYCDSCGNRTSKGKKPSCVQHCQAGCIEYGDVQDLAPRITHEKMVLFTLNKTL; encoded by the coding sequence ATGACTAAAGGACTTTTAATTGATTACAAATATTGCACCGGATGTCACACTTGTGAAATCGCTTGTCGTCAGGAGCACGAATTCGAGCCAACCAAAGACGGCATAAAATTAAATAGCATCGGACCGACACCTTTGCCCTTTGGACGATACCAATATGATTATTTTCCCTCACCAACTGATTATTGCGATAGTTGCGGGAACCGGACTTCTAAAGGAAAGAAACCCTCTTGTGTCCAACACTGTCAGGCTGGGTGTATTGAATATGGGGATGTTCAGGATTTGGCACCCAGAATCACGCATGAAAAAATGGTTCTTTTTACTTTAAACAAAACGTTATAG
- a CDS encoding SpoVA/SpoVAEb family sporulation membrane protein: MIFLNAFILGGIMCLIFQIPLMYTKLGVFKLLGIAFILGAILTPFGVIDQLMQYASGGLNVMILAAGNVAYSIGSLAVAGIWPASLSVLVTLLGIVLFVFLCGVLGALAYLKMHKQPIMEAAKESDVEC, from the coding sequence ATGATATTCCTTAATGCATTTATTCTTGGAGGCATCATGTGCCTGATCTTCCAGATTCCGCTTATGTACACTAAACTTGGAGTGTTTAAACTACTCGGTATCGCGTTTATTTTGGGAGCCATCCTGACACCGTTTGGCGTCATAGATCAATTGATGCAATATGCGAGTGGCGGTCTTAATGTGATGATCCTTGCTGCAGGCAATGTTGCATACAGTATCGGTTCATTAGCGGTTGCCGGTATCTGGCCTGCAAGCCTATCCGTATTAGTAACTCTCCTCGGTATCGTTCTTTTTGTTTTCCTTTGTGGTGTCTTAGGTGCCCTGGCATACTTGAAAATGCACAAACAGCCCATAATGGAAGCAGCAAAAGAAAGCGATGTAGAATGTTAG
- a CDS encoding SDR family NAD(P)-dependent oxidoreductase, giving the protein MGNAKGRLEGKVVLITGAGNGIGYAATKLLAGEGAKVIAADILEKDLAGWNGVENVIPVLADVTKLEDIERMVGEAETRFGRLDAICNIAGINDLSYPLDATDDERWDRVHNIDLKAPFRICRRALPTMIQGGGGSIVNIGSYAALRGNHGPSYTAAKAGVVGLTKSIAFAYGKQGIRCNIIHPGGTRTDIGAHSGGDYHPAGQALSKIIAALPVNWYGVPEDIAKTCLFLCSDDARQINGAEIAVDGGMSVC; this is encoded by the coding sequence ATGGGCAATGCAAAGGGAAGACTGGAAGGCAAGGTGGTCTTGATCACCGGAGCAGGGAATGGAATCGGATATGCCGCCACAAAGCTTTTGGCCGGGGAAGGAGCCAAAGTAATCGCCGCAGACATTCTGGAAAAAGATTTGGCCGGATGGAATGGTGTGGAAAACGTGATTCCGGTACTGGCCGATGTTACCAAGCTTGAAGATATTGAGCGCATGGTGGGAGAAGCGGAAACCCGGTTCGGCAGATTGGACGCCATCTGCAATATTGCCGGTATCAACGATCTCAGCTATCCCTTGGACGCTACCGATGATGAGCGGTGGGACCGGGTGCACAATATCGATCTGAAGGCTCCTTTCAGGATCTGCCGCAGGGCGCTCCCGACGATGATTCAAGGCGGCGGTGGTTCCATTGTCAATATTGGTTCATATGCCGCCCTGCGCGGCAATCACGGTCCAAGCTATACGGCGGCCAAAGCCGGGGTTGTGGGCCTGACCAAAAGCATCGCCTTTGCTTATGGCAAGCAGGGCATCCGCTGCAACATCATTCATCCGGGCGGAACGAGAACTGATATTGGCGCCCATTCCGGCGGGGATTATCATCCGGCCGGACAGGCCTTATCGAAAATCATCGCGGCGCTGCCTGTCAATTGGTATGGTGTGCCTGAGGATATTGCCAAAACCTGCTTATTCTTATGCAGCGATGATGCCAGGCAGATCAATGGTGCAGAGATAGCAGTGGATGGCGGCATGAGTGTCTGCTAA
- a CDS encoding SDR family oxidoreductase, which yields MGVCVITGGAGGMGIAIARMQGKEHNLLLVDVSQVKLDAALETLREDGIQAAAAVCDISDRGCVQALAERAAAMGEISAVIHTAGLSPTMASAPRIVQVNALGTYYIIEEFFKVMGEGSSMVTVASLATHMMARNAGESIHAVVDHPDDPDFEKRLNQLIDGMAVAGNTPAAGVAYSVSKYFSWRYTRRNALRFWSKGIRINCVTPGNIATPMGKAEEAGCARTAAHMAIKRYGTPEEIAAAVVFLTSAAAGDTTGADLPVDGGFCCCTTFPQVGV from the coding sequence ATGGGAGTATGTGTAATTACCGGTGGCGCTGGTGGTATGGGCATCGCCATTGCCAGAATGCAGGGAAAAGAGCACAATTTGCTGCTGGTCGACGTTTCTCAAGTCAAACTGGATGCTGCGCTGGAGACTCTTAGGGAAGATGGCATACAAGCTGCAGCGGCAGTATGCGATATTTCCGACAGAGGGTGCGTGCAGGCACTGGCGGAAAGGGCAGCCGCCATGGGAGAAATCAGCGCTGTTATCCATACAGCCGGTTTATCCCCAACGATGGCTTCAGCCCCCAGAATCGTCCAGGTCAACGCTCTCGGCACTTACTACATTATTGAGGAATTTTTCAAGGTAATGGGTGAAGGCTCCAGCATGGTTACAGTAGCCTCTCTGGCCACCCACATGATGGCGAGGAACGCCGGGGAAAGCATCCATGCCGTGGTGGATCATCCTGACGACCCTGATTTTGAGAAGAGGCTGAACCAGCTTATTGACGGTATGGCCGTCGCAGGGAATACACCTGCTGCCGGTGTTGCCTACTCTGTAAGCAAATACTTCTCCTGGCGGTATACCCGGCGCAATGCCCTGCGTTTTTGGTCCAAAGGCATCAGAATCAACTGTGTGACCCCAGGCAATATAGCCACTCCCATGGGCAAGGCGGAAGAAGCGGGCTGCGCAAGGACGGCTGCCCATATGGCAATCAAACGTTACGGCACTCCGGAAGAAATCGCCGCCGCCGTTGTCTTCCTGACCAGTGCTGCCGCCGGAGACACCACCGGGGCCGACCTGCCTGTGGACGGAGGTTTTTGCTGCTGCACCACGTTCCCCCAGGTCGGAGTTTAA
- a CDS encoding 4Fe-4S dicluster domain-containing protein — protein MKVFIVDIAKCNGCHNCQISCKDEHVDNDWSPIAKPQPDTGHFWMKLNQTVHGQVPKVNIEYVARPCMHCAEAPCLKVAENGAVHRRNDGLVIIDPEKAKGQRNIMDVCPYGAVYWNDELDLPQKCTGCAHLVDEGREPRCVDSCPTGALLFGEESEFKDLIAQAEVMKPEYGTKPSVYYLNAPKLFVAGEIYDPAIDECLKDVEVTLTNEESGQVYVQKTDRFGDYWFKKLTAGSYSLKVAKAGYKPYEKKGINVTKSLKVEDIAMAK, from the coding sequence ATGAAAGTATTTATCGTTGATATTGCAAAATGCAATGGTTGTCACAACTGTCAGATTTCCTGCAAGGATGAACACGTTGACAATGATTGGTCTCCCATTGCCAAGCCGCAGCCGGATACAGGGCATTTTTGGATGAAATTGAACCAAACTGTTCATGGCCAGGTACCGAAAGTCAATATCGAGTATGTAGCCAGACCCTGCATGCATTGCGCTGAGGCACCGTGCCTGAAGGTAGCAGAAAATGGAGCCGTTCACAGACGCAATGACGGGCTGGTTATTATTGACCCTGAAAAGGCTAAAGGACAAAGGAATATTATGGATGTTTGCCCGTATGGTGCAGTGTACTGGAATGATGAACTGGATCTTCCCCAAAAATGTACGGGTTGTGCCCATCTGGTGGATGAAGGCCGAGAGCCCAGATGTGTGGATTCTTGTCCAACTGGTGCCTTACTCTTTGGTGAGGAAAGCGAATTCAAGGATCTTATCGCCCAAGCTGAAGTTATGAAGCCGGAGTACGGGACCAAGCCCAGTGTTTACTATCTGAATGCTCCCAAACTGTTTGTTGCCGGCGAGATCTATGATCCGGCAATCGACGAGTGTCTAAAAGACGTGGAAGTCACCTTGACGAATGAAGAAAGTGGACAAGTCTACGTTCAAAAAACAGACCGGTTTGGCGATTATTGGTTCAAAAAACTTACTGCCGGCTCATATTCCCTTAAGGTTGCCAAGGCAGGTTATAAACCTTATGAGAAAAAAGGGATCAATGTAACCAAAAGCTTAAAAGTCGAAGATATTGCGATGGCAAAGTAG
- a CDS encoding SpoVA/SpoVAEb family sporulation membrane protein: protein MDAVKKLAGAFIVGGIFGLMGQLLMVLIGGVLGPGYGPELVGPLVLGVMGIIGGVLFACGLYQKIEKVGGFGAIMPFCGLAAAVAGAICGIRGSGAPLGKAIVNGLKPFVIFVVIVVVVSALIGAGVTLIA, encoded by the coding sequence ATGGATGCGGTTAAGAAACTAGCGGGAGCTTTTATCGTCGGCGGCATTTTTGGGCTTATGGGTCAATTGCTTATGGTGCTGATTGGCGGAGTTTTGGGACCCGGATACGGCCCCGAGCTGGTCGGTCCTCTAGTGCTTGGCGTAATGGGGATCATTGGCGGTGTGCTATTTGCTTGCGGGCTTTATCAAAAGATTGAAAAAGTTGGCGGCTTTGGCGCAATTATGCCATTCTGTGGTCTCGCGGCAGCTGTAGCCGGCGCTATCTGCGGCATTCGGGGGAGCGGTGCGCCGCTTGGGAAAGCCATTGTTAATGGACTGAAACCATTTGTGATATTTGTCGTCATTGTTGTGGTCGTGTCTGCTCTGATAGGAGCCGGTGTAACGTTAATAGCATAG
- a CDS encoding molybdopterin-containing oxidoreductase family protein, producing the protein MEFKTQNDSKALPWKWEEDGYTVFRSNARTGPGCHDNCGVLMYVKDGNLMKIEGDPENPYNQGRLCPRCLAGKEMIYHPDRLLHPMKRIGARGENKWEKITWDEAYDLCEKKIKEVADKYGSESIVVMQGTGRDINGYGPRTAKSFNTPNYASFLSGNGCYIPRLVSTAFKMGDFPIADYSQFSIKRYEDPKWVPPGIIVIWGNNPVVANSDGTLGHWIVECMKRGSELIVIDPKLTWIASRAKYWLPVRPGTDAALAIAFANVICAEGLEDKEFVKKWTSGFEDFKKNSEEYPPEKVADICGIDKQLIIDAARAFANAESACLQWGVAMDHNSEGFLTGMAILDLVALTGNIEKPGSMVIAHPCFGVADTWQPASGTSVEDEEKMAKQLNQKYPALQAGRMCSPDMILEAMETAEPYPVKALWLQTTNPIVCMGGESKRVLKACQTLDFIAVVDMFMTPTALALADVILPAASFAERIGLIGHQPYYLGPIIQAIEPLGECKSDQQIIYEIGKRFDPTGNPWKNDEEFYNFVLRNTPLKYDELKEQTWLYPEFEYYKHEKGLLREDGQPGFNTSDGKYQFNCETLGFFGLETLASFEEPPESPVTTPELAKEYPLVLTTGARRWGFFHSEHRQSPSMRRLHPFPQVTMNPETAANYGIKEGDWVKIENNLGECRMKAEFLEGMRKDTVSADHAWWFPERDPEDGTLFGAFESNINLLVPMRPGKSGLANSYKTLLCKISKAD; encoded by the coding sequence ATGGAATTCAAAACTCAAAACGACTCTAAAGCTCTTCCGTGGAAATGGGAAGAAGACGGTTATACGGTATTTCGCAGCAATGCACGTACTGGCCCTGGCTGTCACGACAACTGTGGTGTCTTAATGTATGTAAAAGATGGTAATTTGATGAAAATTGAAGGCGACCCGGAGAATCCCTACAATCAGGGAAGACTTTGTCCCCGTTGTTTGGCGGGAAAGGAAATGATCTATCACCCTGATCGTCTTTTACACCCGATGAAACGTATTGGGGCGCGCGGCGAAAATAAATGGGAAAAAATCACCTGGGATGAAGCATATGATCTATGCGAAAAAAAGATTAAGGAAGTTGCTGATAAATACGGTTCGGAATCCATTGTTGTTATGCAGGGAACCGGACGCGATATCAACGGTTATGGTCCCCGTACGGCAAAATCCTTCAATACGCCTAATTATGCATCCTTTTTAAGCGGCAATGGTTGCTACATCCCGCGGCTGGTAAGTACTGCTTTCAAGATGGGAGATTTCCCTATTGCCGATTACTCCCAATTTTCAATAAAGCGCTATGAGGATCCAAAGTGGGTTCCCCCGGGTATTATTGTGATATGGGGTAACAATCCGGTCGTTGCCAACTCCGACGGAACTCTCGGTCATTGGATTGTCGAATGTATGAAGCGCGGCAGCGAACTGATTGTCATTGACCCCAAGCTGACATGGATCGCGTCAAGAGCAAAATATTGGCTACCTGTGCGTCCAGGCACCGACGCGGCTTTAGCTATTGCTTTTGCAAATGTTATTTGTGCCGAAGGGCTTGAAGACAAAGAATTTGTTAAAAAATGGACAAGCGGCTTTGAAGATTTTAAGAAAAACAGCGAGGAATACCCGCCGGAAAAAGTTGCGGATATTTGCGGTATTGATAAACAGCTGATTATCGACGCAGCCCGTGCTTTCGCAAATGCGGAATCAGCCTGTTTACAATGGGGTGTCGCCATGGATCACAATTCGGAGGGTTTCCTGACCGGTATGGCGATATTGGATCTTGTGGCTTTAACAGGCAACATTGAAAAGCCCGGCAGTATGGTGATAGCGCATCCTTGTTTCGGAGTAGCGGATACTTGGCAGCCGGCTTCAGGAACATCCGTGGAAGACGAAGAAAAGATGGCAAAACAGTTAAACCAAAAATACCCCGCATTACAGGCTGGCCGTATGTGCAGTCCCGATATGATTCTCGAAGCAATGGAAACGGCTGAACCCTATCCTGTCAAGGCCTTATGGCTGCAAACAACGAACCCGATTGTCTGTATGGGCGGGGAGTCCAAACGAGTCTTGAAAGCATGTCAAACGCTGGATTTCATTGCCGTTGTTGATATGTTTATGACCCCGACAGCACTGGCGCTGGCGGATGTGATATTGCCCGCCGCCTCCTTTGCCGAGCGCATTGGACTCATCGGTCACCAACCTTATTATCTTGGTCCTATTATTCAGGCTATCGAGCCATTGGGTGAATGTAAGTCGGATCAACAGATCATTTACGAAATTGGCAAGCGCTTTGATCCCACAGGGAACCCATGGAAAAACGATGAAGAATTCTACAACTTTGTATTGAGAAATACGCCGTTGAAGTATGATGAGTTAAAAGAGCAGACATGGTTATATCCGGAATTTGAATATTATAAGCACGAAAAAGGCCTGCTCCGCGAAGATGGCCAGCCGGGATTTAACACCTCGGATGGTAAATACCAATTCAATTGTGAGACTCTTGGCTTTTTCGGTCTTGAGACACTCGCAAGTTTTGAAGAACCCCCGGAAAGTCCTGTTACAACACCAGAGCTGGCCAAAGAGTATCCCCTGGTACTCACCACCGGTGCGCGTCGTTGGGGTTTTTTCCATTCTGAACACCGTCAGAGTCCGTCAATGCGTCGTTTGCATCCTTTTCCCCAAGTAACCATGAACCCTGAAACCGCCGCAAACTATGGTATCAAAGAAGGCGATTGGGTGAAAATCGAAAATAATCTTGGTGAATGCAGGATGAAAGCGGAATTCCTCGAAGGGATGCGTAAGGATACTGTGTCGGCCGACCATGCCTGGTGGTTCCCGGAAAGAGATCCTGAGGATGGTACCTTATTTGGCGCCTTTGAATCCAATATTAATTTACTGGTGCCCATGCGCCCCGGCAAATCCGGATTAGCTAACTCATACAAAACACTGCTCTGCAAGATCAGTAAAGCTGATTGA
- a CDS encoding sigma-54 interaction domain-containing protein, which produces MKKQCLERKVRPLLIGKQSAISTEEKNSLTFDNIVGDSHLIRQALEQSQRFASSLANILILGETGTGKELFAEAIHNESRPDGPFLALNCAAIPKSLIESELFGYDNGAFTGANKNGSLGKIELAQGGTLLLDEIGDMPLETQAVLLRVLENKQVMRVGGKEYRPVDFRLIASTHKDLQTAVKNGQFRQDLYYRLNVLKVNIPPLRQRGRDVIILAEYFINTYCDDRFSKTKKLQLSPAARDILLKYDWPGNIRQLENAMIYALNMIDTDVIAPRHLPDEIIDSIAQAGTEVQISGQRTRGSKVIQFGETEQTCSLREAEQTCIIKAMIKSGNNIALAAELLQVSKSTLYRKLEMFKAQE; this is translated from the coding sequence ATGAAGAAGCAATGTTTAGAAAGAAAAGTGAGGCCGCTGCTTATAGGCAAGCAATCAGCAATCAGTACAGAAGAAAAAAACAGCCTTACCTTTGACAATATAGTCGGTGATAGTCATCTGATCCGGCAAGCATTGGAACAATCTCAGCGCTTTGCTTCCTCATTGGCCAATATATTGATCCTAGGCGAGACAGGAACGGGCAAAGAACTCTTTGCGGAGGCCATTCACAATGAATCCCGTCCCGACGGGCCTTTTCTTGCCTTAAATTGCGCCGCTATACCCAAGAGCCTCATTGAAAGCGAATTGTTTGGTTACGACAACGGTGCTTTTACAGGTGCCAATAAAAACGGCAGCCTGGGGAAGATCGAACTGGCCCAGGGAGGAACCCTGCTTCTCGATGAAATAGGGGATATGCCCCTGGAAACCCAGGCCGTGCTCCTCAGGGTGTTGGAAAACAAGCAGGTGATGAGGGTAGGCGGAAAAGAATACCGGCCGGTGGACTTCAGGCTGATCGCATCAACCCATAAAGATCTCCAGACAGCGGTTAAAAACGGACAATTCAGGCAGGATCTGTACTATCGCCTTAATGTCCTGAAGGTAAATATCCCTCCCTTAAGACAGCGCGGGAGAGATGTAATTATCCTGGCCGAATATTTTATCAATACTTACTGTGATGATCGCTTTAGCAAAACCAAAAAACTTCAGCTGAGTCCGGCCGCCAGGGATATTTTGCTGAAATACGATTGGCCCGGAAATATCAGACAGTTAGAAAACGCCATGATTTATGCCCTGAATATGATAGACACAGATGTCATTGCGCCTAGACATTTACCTGATGAAATTATTGACAGCATAGCTCAAGCCGGGACAGAAGTCCAGATATCAGGACAAAGGACCAGAGGGAGCAAGGTCATACAATTTGGAGAAACGGAACAAACATGTTCACTCCGCGAAGCGGAACAGACTTGTATTATAAAGGCCATGATCAAATCCGGCAATAATATCGCTTTAGCAGCAGAGCTGCTGCAAGTCAGTAAATCCACTTTGTATAGGAAATTAGAAATGTTCAAGGCACAGGAATAG